A region of Chroococcidiopsis sp. SAG 2025 DNA encodes the following proteins:
- a CDS encoding IS1 family transposase, with protein MTVWLAIECPHCHSTEVVKHGKSPVGKQRYRCQNSECPYRTFVLSQTYPGRTQQVKQQIVEMTLNGSGVRDIARVLHTSPTTVIKELKKTRYSQISQSRTLEVTQT; from the coding sequence ATGACTGTTTGGCTAGCGATTGAGTGTCCTCATTGTCACAGTACAGAAGTCGTCAAGCATGGGAAATCTCCAGTAGGTAAACAACGTTATCGCTGCCAAAACTCTGAGTGTCCCTATCGCACTTTTGTTTTAAGTCAGACTTATCCAGGACGAACTCAACAAGTCAAGCAGCAAATTGTGGAGATGACCCTCAATGGTAGCGGAGTGCGGGATATTGCACGGGTACTGCACACCAGCCCTACAACCGTAATTAAAGAGTTAAAAAAAACTCGTTACTCTCAAATCAGTCAATCACGAACTCTTGAAGTCACTCAAACCTGA
- a CDS encoding IS1 family transposase yields MKSLKPESVEVDIVQAEEFQETGMEESELDEMWSYVGKKTNPRWLWHAVDRNTGQVLAYVFGRRKDKVFLRLLQLLEPFGIKRYCTDGWGAYERHLAAQIHEVDKRKTQRIERKHLNLRTRIKRLTRKTICFSKTEEMHDLVIGLFINRYEFGLNI; encoded by the coding sequence TTGAAGTCACTCAAACCTGAGAGCGTAGAAGTAGATATTGTCCAAGCCGAGGAGTTTCAAGAGACTGGTATGGAGGAATCTGAGTTGGATGAGATGTGGAGTTATGTTGGTAAAAAGACTAATCCCAGGTGGTTGTGGCACGCCGTTGACCGTAATACAGGTCAAGTGTTAGCTTATGTCTTTGGCAGGAGAAAAGACAAGGTGTTTCTTCGGCTTTTGCAGTTATTAGAACCATTTGGAATCAAGCGCTATTGTACGGACGGTTGGGGAGCTTATGAACGGCATTTAGCCGCACAAATCCATGAGGTAGACAAGCGTAAAACTCAGAGGATTGAACGCAAGCATTTGAACTTAAGAACAAGAATTAAGCGATTAACTCGCAAGACTATTTGCTTTTCCAAGACGGAAGAGATGCACGACTTAGTAATCGGTTTGTTCATTAATCGCTATGAGTTTGGTCTAAATATTTGA
- a CDS encoding HNH endonuclease signature motif containing protein gives MLKGQSGKCNWCKQFFLAGDKLEIDHIIPKAQGAKDVYRNLQLLHQHCHDTKIARDVANLAAINSGAV, from the coding sequence ATGCTCAAAGGGCAATCTGGAAAATGCAACTGGTGTAAGCAGTTCTTCTTGGCTGGGGATAAACTGGAAATCGACCATATCATCCCGAAAGCTCAAGGCGCAAAGGACGTTTATCGTAACCTCCAACTGCTACATCAACACTGTCACGACACAAAAATAGCCAGAGATGTGGCGAACCTCGCTGCAATCAACTCAGGAGCCGTGTAA